A single region of the Candidatus Margulisiibacteriota bacterium genome encodes:
- a CDS encoding S41 family peptidase, which produces MINNKKFQVGIAIVMISVTAFFIGKGVAQGEFERKFEVYLQALDLVRNDYVDKKVDSQKMVYGSIRGMLESLDDPYTRFLEPQPYKEMKIRMSGQYFGIGIYIGMKDNQLAVISPIDGTPADKAGLRAGDKIIKIDEKETKHMALDEAVSMIRGPRGSKVKLAIWRKGWKETRDYILGRDKIVIKSVVVKRYEPNILYIKLNTFENMNTAREVEKAMRENREADGLIIDVRGNGGGLLQMAIEIGSMFIPNGTIVQTVDREGKRELLESTGRVIWKKPVVMLINESSASASEILAGALRDHKVATLVGEHSFGKASVQNVRQLQDGSALLLTIAKYQTPNGEDINKKGISAEVVVSLPTSEAEETAESALKTKSGFIDAQLKKAIEVLKGKIAKAEE; this is translated from the coding sequence ATGATTAACAATAAAAAGTTCCAGGTGGGGATTGCGATAGTTATGATCTCGGTAACCGCTTTTTTTATCGGTAAAGGGGTCGCCCAGGGAGAGTTTGAGAGAAAATTCGAAGTTTACCTGCAGGCTTTGGACCTGGTCAGGAATGATTATGTGGATAAAAAAGTCGACAGCCAAAAAATGGTATATGGTTCGATCAGGGGGATGCTGGAATCTCTTGATGATCCATATACCCGTTTTCTTGAGCCGCAGCCCTACAAAGAAATGAAGATCAGGATGAGCGGGCAATATTTCGGCATAGGTATTTACATTGGGATGAAAGACAACCAGCTGGCGGTCATTTCTCCGATCGATGGGACTCCTGCGGATAAGGCCGGGTTGCGGGCGGGAGACAAGATCATAAAGATCGACGAAAAAGAAACAAAGCATATGGCACTGGACGAAGCGGTCAGCATGATCAGGGGCCCGCGCGGCAGCAAGGTTAAGCTGGCGATTTGGCGGAAAGGCTGGAAGGAAACCAGGGATTATATTTTAGGCAGGGACAAGATCGTGATCAAAAGCGTCGTCGTAAAAAGATATGAGCCAAACATTCTTTATATAAAACTTAACACCTTTGAGAACATGAACACCGCCCGGGAAGTTGAAAAAGCGATGCGGGAGAACCGAGAGGCCGACGGGCTGATCATCGACGTCAGGGGGAACGGTGGAGGGCTGCTGCAAATGGCGATAGAGATCGGGAGCATGTTCATTCCTAACGGAACGATCGTCCAGACCGTTGACCGCGAAGGGAAAAGGGAGCTGCTGGAATCTACCGGCAGGGTGATCTGGAAAAAGCCGGTCGTGATGCTGATTAATGAATCGTCCGCGTCGGCCTCAGAGATCCTGGCTGGTGCGCTGCGGGACCACAAGGTCGCGACCCTGGTCGGGGAGCACTCGTTCGGCAAGGCTTCGGTCCAGAACGTGCGTCAGCTCCAGGATGGATCGGCGCTGCTTTTGACGATCGCGAAATATCAAACGCCCAACGGTGAAGATATTAACAAGAAAGGGATCTCCGCGGAAGTCGTGGTCAGCTTGCCGACGAGCGAAGCCGAAGAAACAGCCGAGTCGGCGCTAAAAACAAAATCAGGATTTATTGACGCGCAATTAAAAAAGGCGATCGAGGTATTGAAAGGAAAGATCGCCAAAGCTGAAGAATAA